A region of the Nocardia nova SH22a genome:
GAGCATCTTGATTTCCTCGACGTCGATGACCCACTGGATCTTGTCCTCGAGGCTGCGCTCGGTACTCATTTCGCTCCTGATCGCCGGACCGATGATGGTGCGTGGGCGTCGAGAGTAAACGCCGTCGGCCGGTACTGGATGTCTCGATTCTTGGACACAAAGGCGCCGACTTCCCTGACCGGACCTTCGCGTGATGCGACGGTCCGGCGGGAAAGCGCCTGCCGCACATCCGATGCCGATGACACGTCTGCGGGGCCTTTGTCGTCGTGAGCCTAATCACGACGAATCGCCGATCCAATTGAAAAATGGCGAAGGCGCGATTCGACCGCACCGAAGGCCCGCGATGCGAATCAATTGATCGGCTCCGGGAGGGCCGTGCTGCCGCGAATCTCTTCGGGCCCCGGCGCCGGATTCGATCCGGCGACGAGCGAGGCGAACGCGGCGGCGACGAAGGCGGGAATCGCGAAGGCGTAGAAGTTCCACTGGAAACCGAGATCGGACTCCGCGATCCACCCGCCGATCAGCGGGCCGAGGATGGCGCCCGCACGCGCCAGGCCCATCGCCGCTCCCACCGCGGAGCCACGGCACGAGGCCGGAAAGTGCGCGGCCACATAGCCGTACGTCAGCGACGAGGTCCCGACCGTTCCCAGCCCCGCGCCGGCCACCGCGATCATCAGGACGGCGACATCGAGCGGGCGGCTGAGCGCGAGCAACGACACTCCGCCGACGAGAAACGCGGAGATGATCACGCGCTTGGAACCGAAACGGTCGGCGAGCAGTGAGCCACCGAGTGTTCCCACCACCGCACCGAGCTGCAGGACGAGGAGGAACCGCAACGACGATCCGAGCGGATATCCGGCTGTGCGCATGAGTTGCGGCAGCCAGGTATTCAACCCGTACACGATCAGTTGCGCGCAGAAGCAGATGATCACGAAGAGTGCGGCCGCCCCGATGTACCGCCGCGACAACAACAGTCGGTAGCCGCTCGGTCCCTGCTCGGCAGGCCGCGCGTCGTCGCTGCGGGAGAGCGTGTCGAAGTCCAGTCCGTAGCGGGAGGCCACCCGCCGGGCCTCGTCCGTGCGACCCCGCAGAATCAGGTGATTCACCGACTCCGGCAGCCAGAAGTACATCACCGGCAGGATCAGAATGTAGAGGGCCGCGAGGCCGTACAGCAGCCGCCAGGTGTGGCCGGGTAGCAGGGCGAGTGCCGCGAGGGCGGCGACGATGCCGCCGACCGAATAGCCGGTCAGGGTGAGGCCGTTGTAGAGCTGACGCCGCGCCGTCGGCGCGTATTCCACGGTCAGCGCCACCGCGGACGGCACGACACCGCCGATGCCGGTGACGAACCGGGCGACCCCGAGGAATTCGGGTGATTGCGCCAGCGCGCAGATCGCGGAGCCCGCCGAGAACCACACGATTCCCACCATCATGACCTTGCGGCGGCCGATCCGGTCGGTGATCGGTCCGGCCAGCAGGAAACCCACCATCAAACCAACCAGAGTCCAGCTGCCGATGAGGCCCGCCGTTCCGGCGGACATATGCCATCCGGGTTCGTCCAGCAAATTGGGGACGGTGGCGCCGTAGACGATCAGATCGTAACCATCGGCGACAATTGTCAAGAAACACAGCAGGACTACGAACAGTCCACTGCGAGTACGCGGAGCGGTGCGCCCCATGATTCCTCCTGAGGAGATGTGAAAGCCGCCGAGAGTGGGCGCTGCCGCTATTTCGCCGGTACGAAGGGCTGATTGATCGTGGTGAAGTACTGCACGGCGGCCAGAATCGCTACGGGTGCGGTCACGAGCAATTGCCCCGCCAGCGTGCCCAGGGCGCCCACCGCGACGATGCCGCCGAGGCATCCGACGGCGGCGGCCGGTATGAACGGGCCGAACATTCCGATGATGGTCGCCGCGGCGACGGTCGCGCCCGCGATCCCGCCCAGCACGCATCCGACCGCTCCACCTGCCACGCCCCCGACCAGCGTCCCGACGGTCGCGCCGGTCGTGAGCGTCTGGAACATGCGGTTCCACGCGGCCTGTTCCCGGTCGTAGGGAGTCTTCCACGGCGCACTGTCCTGATAGGGCAATGCGACCGGCCGGTAGACCGCGTGCCGCGAATCCAGTCGCGGCCGCAGGGTGGCGGTGTGGTCGTGGATATCGGCGGTGATCGGGAAGACGAAATCGTCTACCCGAAAGAACAATTCGGAACCTGCCAGTACGGTGCCGTCGGCCGCTTTGATTCGGAAGACGCCGTTCTCGACATCCATCGATCCGCTGTCCGTGGAGATTTCGGTGGCACGGTCCGACACCGCGACCGTGTAATTCACCGCGGGCGTCTGCGCGGCACCGGCGGATCCCGCGCAGACGGCCAGTGTCGCAATGGTGGTCGATGCAGTCGCCAGAATTTTGAACATGATGATTTCTCCTTGCGATTCGCGTTGAAATGCGGTGTCGGTGAAGGAATTTCGGACAGCTCGTCCCGAGCCGATCATTCGGCGGTGGTCGTGACGAAATTTCGGAATGGACAGATACACGCGATCGGCTCGATGAAATCGGCTGTCGCGGGCGGACTCGAAATGCCGAGTCCGGGCCATGTGTGCGTCGATTCGAAACGAATCGAAGGCCTACGTTCGGGAGGCAATCCGAAGATATCAGATATCGTATACTGTGCGTGGTTTTTCGAATGAAATGTCTCGGTCGATGGGCCGGAGCACCCGTGGCTCGGAGGTGATCGAGGTCACTCCGGAGGTGAGGGCGAGCGTATCGCCGACCGTGCTGGGGACCTAGTGAAAAGACGTGAGGTGACCATTCGACAGCCGCGAATCGCGATTACTCCCGTGTGGCAACACTTTTCGTGTTCAAGGGCGTCAGCGGGAGAGATTCAGGAGGTCGGTGATGTGCCGGGCGTGGTCGACGACCGCCTCGGTGATCGAGTCCAGTCGCGCATCGATGCGGGCGACGGGCCCGGCGACGGTCACCACGGCCACCGGTACTCCGTTGCGGAATACCGGCGCGTGCACGCCGCCGAGATCCGGTGTCGTGTGCCGATCGGCGAAACCCACGCCGTCGCGCGCCGTTCGCGCGAATTCGTCGCGCAGGCGCAGGCGGGTCCGCGGGTCGTCGACGTGGCGCGCGACGTAGTCGTCACGGAACGCGGGATCGCTGTAGGCGAGGAAGCAGCGTCCCGCCGACGACGGATACAGCGGGCGGCGTTCGCCCACGCGAGCCGAAAACCTTATGGGGCGGGTGGATTCGATGGCATCGGCGTAGACGATCTGCTCGCCGATGCGCATGCACAACAGGACCGTCTCGTCGAACTGCCGCTGCAACGATTCCAGATCGGGCCGCGCCGTGTGCTCGACCGACGACGAGCGCGCGCCGAGCAGTGTTTCGACCGCCGGTCCGAGGGTGTAGACACCGACATCGGTGAGGTAGCCGGTGGCGACGAGACCCTTCGCGATGTAATGCACCGACGAGCGCGGCGCCTCCAGCGCGGTCGCCAGTTCGGCGAGGGTCATCCCCTCGGGATTGCGGGCGACGAGTTCGAGGATCGTGACCACGCGAGACACCGTGCGGTGTTCCTGCGGCGCACTCGGCGCCGCCGTCCTCTGCCTGATCGCCATGCGGTCATCCCATCACATCACCCGGGCATCGGCGCCCGGTGCGTTCATATATACGAACATGCCATTCGTACATATGATGTAGGCTACGGGTCGATAGTGATTCACGCCATAGTCGCCGTGGCGGTGTGATCGAGATCAAGGGATCGGTGCCGATCCCGCCGATGAATCGCGAGGTCCAGATGGGAACGTTCAACAGGCTGCACCTGATTCGCCAAGTCGACCTGTTCACTCTTCGGCTGTTTCTCTCGGCCATCGAAGAGCGCCAGATCGGACTCGCGGCGATCCGGGAGAACATCGCGCCCTCCACTGCCACCAAACGAATTCAGGTCCTCGAGGACATCGCCGGGGTCGAACTGCTCGAGCGCGGGCCCAAGGGGGTGGTGCCGAGTCCGGCCGGTGCGGTGCTGGAACGCTACGCGCGGTCGATCTTCGGCAGCCTCGACGCGATGCGTTCGGAGATCGCGGCGATCACCGAAGGAGTGCAGGGGGAATTGTCGGTCGTGTCCGCGCGCACCATCGTCGTGCCGTTCCTGGCGCGCGAAATCGGTGACTTCGGCCGCGAGTACCCGCTGGTCGAGGTGGGGTTGTACGAGACCGAGAACGCCAACATCGCCCGGCAGGTCGCCCGTGGCGAAGCGGATGTGGGGGTATTCGCGTCGGCCTACGACATGGACCTCGACGGCATCGATGTCACGCCCTATCGGGAGGACCGTCTCGTCGCGGTGGTGCCGCCGGGACATGCGCTCAGTGGCGAATCCGCGGTCACCTTCGAGGATCTGGCATCGGAGCGGCTGATCGCACCGCGCGCGATGGTCGGCGCGTTCCGGGCCGCCGCCAAACGACTCGGTGACGAGTTCCGGTCACCGCATCGCGTGCGTAGCGGCGAGGTCGCCATCGGCCTGGTGCATGCCGGTCTGGGCGTGAGCGTCGTTCCCGAATGTCTGCTCGACCACGCGCTGCTGTCGCGGGTGGCGGTGCTGGAATTCGATGAGCCGTGGGCGGTTCGGCGCATCCACATCGCGACTCCGAGCGGGCGGACGCCGAGCCCGGCGGCTCAGGCGTTCATTCATCAGCTCTCGGTCCGGCCGACGGCCGGGGACGACGATGAGGTCGTCGAGGCGATCGAGGAGTCGTTCTGTCCGGCTCTGGCGCCCCATGACGCCCCTGTGGGCTGAGATGGCGGCCGCGGCACCGCGTCGATGCGGTGCCGCGGCGATGCGATATCAGGAACCGACTCGCTCCACCAGCGCCACTTTCACATGATCCGGGCGCTTCAACGTTCCGTCCGGCACCAGTTCGACGATGGTCTTCACATTCAGCGCCGAGCGGACCCGATCCTCGATGGCGGCCTTCAAGGCGGTCTGCCGGTCCGGGCTCATCCCGGCGGCGTGCTCCACGACGAGGGGGAGTGGCCGCTGCGTCGAGTGGCCCTCGAAGTCCGCGCGAATGCGCATCTCGCCGGTCGTCTCCGGCTGCATCTCGACCACGAGTTGCTTGATCGCGGACGGGAACAGATTGATACCGCGCACGATCAGCATGTCGTCCGTGCGCCCGACGCAGCGGACCTTGTAACCCGTTCGGCCACAAGCGCAGTCGGTGCCGGTGACGACCACGTGATCGCGGGTGCGGAAGCGCAGCAGCGGCGAGGCCCGGCGGCGCAGCGCGGTGTAGACCAGTTCGCCCTGGGCGCCTTCGACCGGATCGACGATATCGCCGCTGACCGGGTCGATGAGTTCGGCGACCATCAGATCGGGGGAGAGGAAGTGCATGCCCTCACCGGCCTCGCATTCGCCCCAGTAGGTGCACGCGATATCGGTGCCGCCCAGCATCTCTCGTGCGGTGGCGCCCCACAGCGATTCCAATCGCTGCCGCACCGCGGGCAGGCCGCCGCCGGGCTCACCGCCGACGCTGATGGCCCGGACGCCCAGATCGCGGGCCTTCTGTCCGACGATCTCGGGCGCCTGTTCGGCCAGATAGGTGAGGAAGTACGGAGTGCCGATCAGTGCGTCCGGACGCTGGTCGGCCTGGACCCGCAGCAATCGCTCGGCCCCGGCCTCGGCGCCGATCGGAATGTCCACGATGCCCATGTGCTGCAGGATCTGGACCACCGGCAGGCCGCCGACGAAGCCCTTGCTCATGCCGAAGGCGTGCAGCAGCCGGTCGCCCGGGCGGAAACCGTTGGCGTACAGCGCTCGTGCGCCCAGCTCGGACCAGGTCTCGATATCGCCGCGGGTCAGGCCCACATAGCTGGGGCTGCCGGTCGTCCCCGACGACGCCTGGATCTGCACGATCTCCTCGCGAGCAGCCGCGACGTGCGATCCCAGCGGCGGCGTCTGTGCCAGGCTGTCGCGCAACTCCTGCTTCTCGGTGAACGGCAGTCCGGCCAGATCGGCGACCGTGCGCACCTTCGCCGGGGCGACGCCGTGTTCGGCGAACTTCGCACGGTAGAAGTCGCTGCGTGCGGCGAGGTACTCCATCTGCTCGCGCAGGCGTTCGTTCTGAACGGCCGCCGCATCGGCGGGGGACGCACCTTCGATTTCGCTCCACCAGGACTCCGAGAACGGAGCTTTACTCATTCTTCCTCCAAAACTCTGCCCGAGGTTCAACGGGTGCCCGATCCTTTACGGACGAGCGCTGCCGGGAACGCGGGTACGCATGCTGTCCGGGTGAAAGGGATACGACAGCGTTCGATGTGCACCGACTGCCGGGCAGTAGGGCCCACGGCAAACCGGACTTCATGATATCCAGGATTCCGGCGATTCGAAAGATGAAAGCGGTTCGAATATTACGAATCGCGAATTCATATTTCGCCAATTGGAATATCTATGAGTACGGAATAACCTCGCTGTGATCGGGACCGCGGCACTGCCGGGTTCATGACGCACTGTCGATCATCCCGGGAGCAGACAATATGGTGTGGCAAGGTGAATACGACCGGTTGTTCATCGGCGGCCGGTGGGTGACGCCGTCGACCGACGAGGTCATCGAGGTGATCTCCCCGTACACCGAGAAACCGATCGCACGGGTACCGGCCGGTGCAAATGCCGATGTCGACGTCGCCGTGGCCGCCGCGCGGACGGCATTCGACCGCGGGCCGTGGCCGCGGATGCCGCTAGCCGATCGCATCGAGGTGATGGGCAGGCTGAGCGCGCAGATGCACGCCGCCGAAACCTCCATGGCCGAACTCGTGACCGCCGAAATGGGTTGCCCCATCACGCAATCGCACGGAATCCAGGCGGCGCGGCCGCGTTCGATCGTGGACGCGATGATCGAGCTGGCGCGGGATCATCCGTTCGACGAGATCCGCGAGGCGCCTTCCGGGCGCGCACGGGTCACCCGCGAGCCGGTCGGCGTACTGGCGGCGATCGTGCCGTGGAACGCACCGCATCTGGTGACGATGATGAAACTGGCCCCGGCGCTGCTGGCGGGATGCACCGTCGTGCTGAAACCCTCGCCCGAGACGCCCTTGGACGCCTATCTCCTCGCCGAACTCCTCTCCCGCGCCGGGCTGCCCGACGGCGTCGTGAATATCGTTCCCGCGCATCGTGAACCGAGCGAGTATCTGGTGACCCATCCCGGCGTCGACATGGTGTCGTTCACCGGGTCCACCGGCGCGGGCCGCCGGATCGGCTCGCTGTGTGGTGGCCTCGTCCGGCGGGTCGCGCTGGAACTGGGCGGCAAGTCGGCCGCTGTCGTTCTCGACGATGCCGATCTGGAATCCACTGTCTCGGCCCTGCGGACGGGAGCGTTCCGCAATACCGGGCAGGTGTGCAGTTCCAAGACCCGGGTGGTGGTATCCCGCAGGCGCGCAGCGGAATTCGCCGATGCGCTGCGCGATGCGACCGAGGGTATGCCGGTGGGAGATCCGTCCGATCCCCGTACCGAATTCGGCCCGTTGGTGTCGTCGCGGCAGCGTGAAGCGGTCGAGGGGTACATCCGGTCCGGGCGTGCCGAAGGCGCCACCGTCGTCCTGGGAGGTGGGCGGCCGCACGGGCTGGACACCGGCTGGTTCGTCGAGCCGACCATCTTCGCCGGGGTGCGCCCGGATATGCGTATCGCGCAGGAGGAGATCTTCGGGCCGGTGCTGTCGATTCTCGAATACGACACCGAGGACGAGGCGATCGAGATCGCCAACGACTCCTCGTACGGACTCAACGGCGCGATCTTCACCGCCGATCCGCAGCACGCGGTCGCGCTGGCCGAGCGGATCCGCACCGGAACCGTGGAGATCAACGGTAATCCGGTGGGGTTGGCCGCGCCCGTCGGCGGTGTCAAGGACAGCGGTGTGGGCCGGGAACTCGGGCCCGAGGGTTTCGACGAGTTCATCGAATTCAAATCGATCGGCCTGCCACGCGATCTCGCCCTCGGATGACACGAAAACGGTTGCACCAGTTACGGAGTGGACATGAGTGATTCGGCGGGCCCGCTGTCGGGCGTCAAAGTTGTCGAACTGGGCGGAGTCGGGCCGACCCCGTTCTGCTGTCAGCTGCTGTCGGATCTCGGCGCGGACATCATCCGCATCGATCGCCCGGTCGGCTACGACGGTGGCGCGCCGATCGAACCGCGCTTCGACCTGCTCAACCGGGGGCGGCGCAGTGCGGCCATCGATCTGAAGAAGCCGCAAGCCGTTGCGGCCGTGCTCGATCTGGTGCGCCGCGCCGATGTCCTGATCGAGGGTTTCCGGCCCGGTGTCGCCGAGAAATTGGGCCTGGGACCCGACGAGTGCGCGGCGGTCAATCCCGGACTGGTCTACGGCCGGATGACGGGCTGGGGACAGGAGGGACCGCTCGCGCAGGCGCCTGGGCACGACATCAATTACATTGCGCTGACCGGAGTTCTGCATTCGATCGGGCCCGCCGGTGGCCCGCCCGCGATTCCGCTCAATCTGGCCGGTGACTTCGGCGGTGGTTCGCTGTATCTGGCCTTCGGTATCGTCGCGGCCCTGCTGGAGCGGCACAGCTCGGGACGCGGACAGGTGATCGATGCGGCGATGGTCGACGGCTCGGCATCGCTGATGACGCTGTTCTACGGAATGCACGCCGCCGGATACTGGCGCGACGAGCGCGGCGTGAATCGCCTGGATTCCGGTGCGCCCTGGTACAACACCTACCGCACCCGTGACGACCGGTGGCTGGCCATCGGTTCCAACGAAGCGCGCTTCTGGCGCAACACACTTCGGGTCCTGGGGCTGGACGAGGCCGAGATGCCCGACCAGCACGACCGATCGCGGTGGCCGGAAATGCACGAGCGGCTGGCGGCGGTGGTCGCCACCCGCACCCGGGACGAATGGTGTGCCCTCGCCGAGCGCCAGGATGTGTGCCTCGCGCCGGTGCTGTCGCTGACCGAGGCGCCGCACCATGCGCATCTGCGTGCGAGAGAAACGTTCATCGAGGTCGACGGCGTGGTGCAGCCCGCGCCCGCACCCCGCTTCAGCCGCACACCGGGCGCGGTGCAGCGGCCACCGGCGCGTCCCGGTGAGCATACCGACGAGGTGCTCGGCGACTGGGGATTCACCCCGGAGCAACTGGCCGCATTACGTGCCGCGGAGGCCATTGCCTGACGGGTATTCGCCCGCCCGGAAATCCGTGCGGAGCGTGTTCGAATCCGTCGAATCGTGGATTCGTAACTTATCACTTGGATCGGCCCGACCGGCAGTTTAGCCTTGATTGAGAGAGCGAATCCGAAATCACGGGCCTCATACTTCCCTATCTGGAGTGAAAGCGAAATGAATTCGAACTTCCTGACCGACTCCCAGGCCGACTGGCTCGATGTCGTCAACAAATTCATGGACAACGAAATCACCGTCGAATATGTGCGCAAATGTGATTCGGGCCGGGAATATCCGTACGAGGCATACGAGAAGATCGCGAAGCAGGGCTGGCTCGGCATTCTGATTCCCGAGGAGGAGGGCGGCTCCGGCGGCGATATCTTCGACTACTCGCTGATGGCCGAGGGCCTGGGCAAGTACGGTTTCGACTTCGCCTGTTCGGTGCTGGTTCCGACGTTCACCGCGATGAACATCATCAAGTACGGCACCGCGGAGCAGAAGGCGCGCTACGTCAAGCCGTTCATCGACGGCCAGATCCGGTTCTCGGTGTCGATCTCCGAACCCGACGCCGGTTCGGATGCCTCCAACACCAAGACCCGCGCCCGTCGCGCCGACAACGGCGACTGGATCGTGTCCGGTCAGAAGCTGTGGTGCAGTGGCGCCGCCGCGAAGGACACCGTGATCGCGATGCTGGTGCGCACCGACGCCGACGACAAGCACGGCGGCCTGTCGGTGTTGTTGATTCCCAACGACACTCCCGGCCTGGACATCCGCAAGCTGCCGACCCTGTCGCGGCACGCCACCGGCACCACCGAGATCTTCCTCGACGAGGTCCGTGTCCCGGCCGACGCGCTGCTGGGCGAGGTCGGCCAGGGCTGGAAGATCATCACCGAGCACCTGGAGCTGGAGCGGTGCGCGGTCGCCGCGGCCTATGTCGGCAACGCCCAGGAAGCGGTCCGGGCGGCGAACAAGTACGCCCACGAGCGCGTCCAGTTCGGTAAGCCGATCTACGAGTTCCAGGTGCTCAAGCACACGCTGGCCGAGAACCAGACCCGCGTCGACGCGGCCCGGTTGCTCTGCTACCGCGCCGCCAAGATGAAGGCCGAGGGCCTGCCCGCCGCGAGCGAGACCTCGATGGCGAAGCTGTACGGCTCGGAGACCCTCAAGCAGAGTGCGCTGGACGGCATGCAGATCCTGGGCGGCTACGCCAACCTGCCCGAGGCCGACATGGAGCGCTACCTGCGCGAGAGCATCCAGTCCACCATCGGCGGCGGCACCTCGCAGATCCAGCGCACCATCATCGCCAAGTCGATGCGCCTGTCCGCGAAAGCGTAACCGCCTGCCCCGCAGTACTTCTGGAGGAATTCGATGGTAACCGTCAACAACCGCATCGATATGCCGCTCGACGAGATCGAGGTCGGCACCGTGTTCCGCTCGGGCGGGCGCACGATCACCGAAACCGATGTCGTGAATTTCTGTGCCTTCACCGGCAACTGGATCGAGATCCACTCCAATGTGCACTACGCCTCGCAGACGCGGTTCGGTGAGCGGATCGTGCAGGGGTCGCTGACCTATTCGGTGATGACCGGGCTGATCCAGTTCGGCCCCTCGATCCAGGCGAACTACGGTATCGACAATCTCCGGTATCTGAAGCCGGTGATCATCGGCGACACCGTCTACGCCACCGCCGAGGTGATCGGCAAGAAGAACAAGGACGACAAGTTCGGTGTCGTCACCTTCCTGATGAAGGCGCTCAACCAGGACGGCTACGTCGTGCAGAAGAGCGAGTGGAGTCTGCTGATGCTGCGCAAGCGCGAGGATCTCGACGCGCTGGTCGGCTCCTCCGTCCCCACCGAACGCCCGAAGGACTGATTCCTGTGCCCTCCACTCCCGTCGCCGCGATCGTCGGCATGGGCGACGCCTACGCCTCGCGGGACAACCGCAAGGACCCCATGCAGCTCGCCGTGGAAGCGACCTACGCGGCGCTGACCGACGCGGGTATCCGCAAGAACCAGGTCGACGCGGTCTTCACCGGCCGCTCGCCCTGGGCGGACAAGCGCTCGCAGTGGTCGAACATCTTCATCTCGCACATGCACATGCCGGTGACCATCGACAGCGAGATCACCATGCACGGCGCGGGTCTCACCTCGAGTATCGCGATCGCCTCGCAGATGATCGCGGCGGGGCAGGCCGAATACGTGCTGTGCCTGCAGAGCGATGCGACCGAGCTGTTCGTCGACGCCGTGGCGATGGGAGCGGAGGCCGATTCCGATCCGCAGGTGGAAGTGCCCTACGGCGCCACGATTCCGTCGCTGTACGCGCAGGCGGCGTGCCGGTATTTCCACGAATTCGGCATCACCGAAACCGATTTGGCGGATGTCGCGATCGCGAATCAGCGGTGGGGCGTGCACCATCCGCACGCCGCCAAGGCCCGCTACGGCGAGATCGACCGGGAGAAGGTGCTGTCCTCGCCGTACGTGGCCACGCCGCTGCGGCGGTGGATGTGCTCGACCTGGGGCGGTGGCACCGGCGGCGCGCTGATCGTCACCTCGCCCGACAATGTCGGTGACCGGCAGAACGCGGTCTATGTCCACGGCTACGGCTCGGCGAGTACGCACGAATATCTCACTGACCGAATGAATCTGCGGCACAGCCGTTTCCCCGGCCTCGGCGCGCTGCCGAATCTGACCCACACCGCGACCGCCGAGGCGGCGCGGCAGGCCTACGGAATGTCCGGGCTCGGCCCGTCCGATATCGACATGCTGCAGCTGTCGGTCAACTTCGCGCACATGGGCCCGATCGTGCTCGAGGATCTCGGTTTCGCGAAGAAGGGCCACGGCATCGACCTCTACCGCGAGGGCCGCACCGCCATCGACGGTGATCTGCCGACCGATACCAACGGCGGCTGGCTGTCGTTCGGTCAGCCCGGTATCTCCTGCAATATGGACAGCCTTGTCGAGGCCGTGCGCCAATTGCGCGGCACCGCACTGGGAGCGGCACCGGCGAATCGGCCCGAGACCGTACTCGTCCAAGGAGCGGGCGGCATGCTCGCGGCGGGCAGCGTCATGCTGCTGTCGTCGGCGGCCTGACCAGGGAAAAGGACTACGACATGAGTGACACACAACCCCTGAACGAGTGGCCGCAGCCCTACCGCCAGCTCGATTCCGAACCGTACTGGGCGGCACTGGCCGACGAGCGCCTCACCTACCAGCGCTGCGGCGCCTGCGACGAAGCGGTGTGGCCCGCGCATTCGCACTGCCCGCACTGCGACGCCGCCGAACTCACCTGGCAGCAGTCGCGGGGCGTCGGAAAGGTATACTCCTACAGCACGATCGGGCGCGGCCCGACGCCGGTGTGGGCGGCGATCGTGCCCTACACCGTCGGATTCGTCGAACTCGCCGAGGGCTATCACCTGTTCACCCAGATCGAGGGCG
Encoded here:
- a CDS encoding thiolase family protein, encoding MPSTPVAAIVGMGDAYASRDNRKDPMQLAVEATYAALTDAGIRKNQVDAVFTGRSPWADKRSQWSNIFISHMHMPVTIDSEITMHGAGLTSSIAIASQMIAAGQAEYVLCLQSDATELFVDAVAMGAEADSDPQVEVPYGATIPSLYAQAACRYFHEFGITETDLADVAIANQRWGVHHPHAAKARYGEIDREKVLSSPYVATPLRRWMCSTWGGGTGGALIVTSPDNVGDRQNAVYVHGYGSASTHEYLTDRMNLRHSRFPGLGALPNLTHTATAEAARQAYGMSGLGPSDIDMLQLSVNFAHMGPIVLEDLGFAKKGHGIDLYREGRTAIDGDLPTDTNGGWLSFGQPGISCNMDSLVEAVRQLRGTALGAAPANRPETVLVQGAGGMLAAGSVMLLSSAA
- a CDS encoding Zn-ribbon domain-containing OB-fold protein; this encodes MSDTQPLNEWPQPYRQLDSEPYWAALADERLTYQRCGACDEAVWPAHSHCPHCDAAELTWQQSRGVGKVYSYSTIGRGPTPVWAAIVPYTVGFVELAEGYHLFTQIEGDPETIEIGMPVEVRFIERGEQKLPVFARAADATSVEPQPR